The following are from one region of the Lepeophtheirus salmonis chromosome 8, UVic_Lsal_1.4, whole genome shotgun sequence genome:
- the LOC121123198 gene encoding peroxidasin homolog yields the protein MLWIPCLLITNLVAVHGLTPKNAILLAEEELSDFPEGDALCSLGNHYKKVTKSSLQMSKRNALLKNAMNKLERVGRNTKNFEEEVKNLLSEKFRDDAPCSSTATSTCTKTDSKFRTIDGTCNNKENTSWGATGAPLIRLLKARYGNAASTPKTKGLFTPRDAKCAQPGELPNPRLVSSTFHPDMNVPHTLATHILTQFGQYLDHDMSLTPEAHVSNCCTDNSQEGCSAISIPSNDPFFSTVSQTCLEFTRSEHYCDSSPREQFNIITSYVDASNVYGSDSTRLRSLRDDNNYLLKTTKSATGKELLPKNAAGDYIAGDVRATVIPGLAAMHTLFVREHNRIANQILKEFPTMDKETIFEEARRIVGAENQNVVYGQYLSSLFSPKLMDRFGLRMTSKSTYDPKINAAISNGFATAAYRFGHSMVQGDIQRIGLTAADSNTSFFPKDAFFNMQHYEAKDGLGLEEVILGLLHQPSQSYDRLAIDDITNHLFNGGKAFGSDLIARNIQRGRDHGLPTYGFWRQHCDLQPLCDWNKNQVVSNKVTGIF from the exons ATGCTTTGGATTCCCTGTCTTCTTATAACCAACTTAGTAGCTGTACATGGCCTCACTCCAAAGAATGCAATCTTATTGGCGGAAGAAGAACTCTCTGACTTTCCAGAAGGCGATGCCCTTTGCTCTCTTGGGAATCATTATAAGAAAGTAACGAAAAG cTCCCTACAAATGTCAAAGAGAAATGCTCTTCTCAAGAATGCAATGAACAAATTAGAGCGTGTGGGAAGGAACACTAAGAATTTCGAAGAGGAAGTCAAGAATCTTCTCTCTGAAAAATTTCGTGATGATGCTCCATGCTCCTCTACAGCAACCAGTACCTGCACCAAGACTGACTCCAAGTTCAGAACCATTGATGGCACCTGCAACAATAAGGAGAACACAAGTTGGGGGGCTACTGGTGCTCCTTTGATTCGTTTATTGAAAGCTCGCTATGGAAATGCTGCTTCTACTCCAAAAACAAAGGGTCTTTTTACACCAA GAGACGCAAAATGTGCCCAGCCAGGAGAACTCCCTAATCCAAGATTGGTCAGCTCCACCTTTCACCCTGACATGAATGTACCTCACACTCTCGCTACTCACATTTTGACACAATTTGGCCAATATTTGGATCATGACATGTCTTTAACACCTGAAGCCCATGTGAGCAATTGCTGTACTGACAATAGCCAGGAAGGATGCAGTGCTATAAGTATTCCAAGCAATGATCCTTTCTTTTCCACTGTGTCACAAACTTGTCTCGAATTTACTCGATCCGAGCATTACTGTGACTCTTCACCAAGAGAACAATTCAACATTATTACCAGCTATGTTGACGCTTCAAATGTCTACGGATCCGACTCTACCCGCCTTCGCAGTCTACGAGACGACAATAACTATCTTCTTAAGACCACAAAATCTGCAACAGGGAAGGAACTTCTCCCAAAGAATGCTGCAGGTGATTACATTGCAGGAGATGTAAGAGCCACTGTGATTCCTGGACTTGCAGCAATGCACACTTTGTTTGTCCGTGAACATAACAGAATTGCCAAtcagattttgaaagaattccCAACCATGGACAAAGAAACCATATTCGAAGAGGCTCGCAGGATTGTTGGTGCTGAAAATCAAAACGTTGTCTATGGACAATATCTTTCATCCCTTTTCAGTCCCAAGTTAATGGATCGCTTTGGTTTAAGAATGACTTCTAAATCAACATACGATCCTAAAATCAATGCAGCTATCTCTAATGGATTTGCTACTGCAGCATACCGATTTGGACACTCTATGGTTCAAGGTGATATTCAAAGAATAGGTCTCACTGCTGCAGATTCCAATACCTCCTTCTTTCCAAAGGATGCATTTTTCAATATGCAACACTATGAAGCAAAGGATGGATTAGGCCTTGAGGAAGTTATTTTGGGTCTTTTGCATCAGCCTTCACAATCATATGATCGTCTCGCCATTGATGATATCACTAATCATCTCTTCAATGGTGGTAAAGCATTTGGATCGGATTTAATTGCAAGAAACATTCAAAGAGGAAGAGATCATGGGCTTCCTACCTATGGATTCTGGAGACAGCACTGTGATCTTCAACCTCTTTGTGATTGGAATAAAAACCAGGTAGTATCAAACAAAGTAACTGggatattttga